A genomic stretch from Cydia amplana chromosome 1, ilCydAmpl1.1, whole genome shotgun sequence includes:
- the LOC134662706 gene encoding uncharacterized protein LOC134662706, giving the protein MRYLGIVLDGRWSFTEHFARKAPKLLAAAGALGGLLPNTGGPGSTCRRLYQGVVRSMALYGAPIWAESLNARNVALLRRPQRVIATRAIRAYRTVSFEAATLLAGSPPWDLEAGVLAAVYWQVAEERAAGNRPLPEEIKLWREEAKDDLLRRWDERLEAPSASREVVGAVRPVLRDWLKRDFGPMTYHLTQVLTGHGCFGRYLWRVARREDTAVCKHCDRGEEDTAHHTRAVCPAWDEPRSEMAAVLGADLSLPAIASAMVRNRGTWEAVVAFCDAVMSLKEAAEREREDDPLSLPIRRKRTGRRRAAYDRRLPP; this is encoded by the coding sequence ATGCGGTACCTAGGCATTGTCCTCGACGGTCGGTGGAGCTTCACTGAGCACTTTGCGCGGAAGGCGCCAAAATTGCTGGCCGCAGCCGGAGCACTCGGGGGACTGCTCCCGAACACCGGGGGACCGGGCAGCACATGCCGCCGCCTTTATCAGGGTGTTGTGCGCTCCATGGCACTCTATGGGGCCCCAATATGGGCAGAATCCCTGAACGCTCGGAACGTGGCCCTGTTGCGCAGACCCCAACGGGTTATAGCCACAAGAGCAATACGAGCGTACAGGACGGTCTCCTTTGAGGCGGCGACGTTGCTGGCCGGCAGCCCACCATGGGACCTGGAGGCTGGGGTCCTGGCGGCGGTATACTGGCAAGTTGCGGAAGAGCGGGCGGCGGGAAATCGTCCACTTCCGGAGGAGATCAAGCTTTGGAGGGAGGAGGCCAAGGATGACCTTCTCCGGAGGTGGGATGAAAGGCTAGAAGCCCCGAGCGCAAGCCGCGAGGTGGTGGGCGCAGTACGCCCAGTCCTTAGGGACTGGTTGAAGCGCGACTTCGGGCCAATGACGTACCACTTGACACAGGTACTTACTGGGCACGGTTGCTTTGGTAGGTACCTGTGGCGAGTGGCACGACGAGAGGACACAGCGGTGTGCAAGCACTGTGACAGAGGTGAGGAGGACACGGCGCATCACACCCGCGCCGTATGCCCTGCGTGGGATGAACCGAGATCGGAGATGGCTGCGGTTCTTGGAGCAGACCTATCGCTGCCGGCAATAGCCAGTGCGATGGTCCGCAACAGAGGCACCTGGGAGGCGGTCGTCGCGTTCTGCGACGCTGTCATGTCCCTAAAGGAGGCGGCGGAGAGAGAGCGAGAGGACGATCCCCTCTCGCTCCCTATCCGCCGAAAAAGGACCGGGCGGAGGCGGGCCGCGTATGACCGCCGCTTGCCGCCCTAA
- the LOC134662688 gene encoding uncharacterized protein LOC134662688, with protein sequence MDNPAQGLNPEMAPITGPHKGASGAGSSTSPDWEEPMEGQYRAEAASKKRPHEGNRVLDYETHVGSGPKVSTSLRGRAKAMAKKASIGHFTGLAAAKARLKAYKEDLLLEVLDSQEGKGKGVVPPLLLRRSQGDNKKKGDKEPWMVSPSPSPSQEMTECSPPLYTGTDYIEIVREATHIILEAAGKSGNLNGQVWGKLNQACRDILAATDVLADRVEDEELRALKEDNNRMREQLAQCQSEMKALRRAFSERTIQPSQAPTAQCDQATDFSEALKEALKELKEDLKRELTITMGNMISARTGHFPEPVPRPPLAADRNKTIANQPEPLSGAPPSRAVTGAPPIRQPKAPVAQPSAPATKKRANSAPRQKTVKEPSASPPSQPATKTQEPAESWTQVVRKGNGKSAKPPSPPAAPARKPAPAGPRKLVVPATAAIVMALKPESEATYASILYKVTKSVKLADVGVEHVKVRKTAAGARILEVSGSDNGRAADELCRKMTEVIGEEARVYRPTKMADLRISGLDEAATQEAIAGAIAKLGECSINEVKVGSIRAQYNGTTSTLAQCPITAAKRVTAAGRLQIGWSSALVVALDPTPMRCFRCMGTGHTRALCPSPVDRSGLCFRCSRPDHKRVDCKAETAFCSVCHAAKRPAGHIMGGFSCTPPPAKGKEALPKTQRAPPVSNIDQRACEGQNMDI encoded by the coding sequence atggataaCCCCGCGCAGGGGTTGAACCCGGAGATGGCTCCAATCACTGGGCCCCATAAAGGGGCTTCAGGGGCGGGTTCTTCGACCTCGCCCGACTGGGAGGAACCTATGGAGGGCCAGTACAGGGCTGAGGCCGCCTCCAAGAAGAGGCCCCATGAGGGAAACCGGGTCCTGGATTATGAGACTCACGTTGGGAGCGGGCCTAAAGTTAGCACCTCGCTGAGGGGTAGGGCCAAGGCCATGGCGAAGAAAGCCTCCATAGGCCACTTTACCGGCCTGGCAGCAGCCAAGGCCAGACTGAAGGCCTATAAGGAGGACTTGCTCTTGGAGGTGCTGGACAGCCAGGAGGGAAAGGGAAAGGGAGTGGTCCCCCCTTTACTCCTGAGAAGGTCCCAgggggacaacaaaaagaagGGGGATAAGGAGCCGTGGATGGTGAGCCCGTCCCCTTCTCCAAGTCAAGAAATGACAGAATGCAGCCCGCCCCTATACACAGGGACGGACTACATAGAAATAGTGCGGGAGGCGACCCATATTATCCTAGAGGCTGCCGGAAAATCCGGCAACCTAAATGGACAAGTCTGGGGCAAACTGAACCAGGCCTGCCGGGACATCCTGGCGGCGACTGACGTCCTGGCGGATAGAGTAGAGGACGAGGAGTTGCGGGCCTTGAAGGAGGATAATAACCGAATGCGGGAGCAACTGGCCCAATGTCAGTCCGAGATGAAGGCCCTTCGTAGAGCCTTCTCTGAGAGGACGATCCAGCCCTCACAGGCCCCGACGGCCCAATGCGACCAGGCGACGGACTTTTCTGAGGCCCTCAAAGAGGCCCTCAAGGAATTAAAGGAGGACCTGAAGCGGGAACTTACAATTACCATGGGAAACATGATCTCGGCCCGCACGGGCCATTTCCCTGAGCCGGTCCCCCGCCCTCCTCTCGCTGCGGACAGGAATAAAACGATTGCGAACCAGCCGGAACCTCTCTCTGGGGCGCCGCCCTCAAGGGCAGTGACAGGTGCGCCGCCCATAAGGCAGCCTAAGGCCCCTGTGGCCCAGCCTTCGGCACCAGCGACCAAGAAGAGGGCTAACTCTGCTCCTAGGCAGAAGACGGTGAAGGAGCCTAGTGCCTCTCCACCCTCGCAGCCGGCAACAAAAACGCAGGAGCCTGCTGAGTCTTGGACGCAGGTTGTCAGGAAGGGCAATGGCAAATCCGCCAAGCCCCCTTCCCCCCCTGCCGCCCCGGCTCGGAAACCGGCACCAGCAGGTCCACGGAAGCTGGTTGTGCCCGCCACGGCCGCGATCGTGATGGCCTTGAAGCCGGAGTCTGAGGCGACATACGCCTCAATTTTGTATAAGGTCACCAAATCGGTGAAGCTTGCTGATGTGGGTGTAGAGCACGTCAAGGTCCGCAAAACAGCTGCTGGGGCCAGGATACTTGAGGTGTCCGGGTCCGACAATGGTAGGGCGGCTGACGAACTCTGCCGAAAAATGACGGAGGTGATCGGAGAGGAAGCCCGAGTATACAGGCccaccaaaatggcggacttacgcATTTCGGGCCTAGATGAGGCAGCCACTCAGGAAGCGATCGCGGGAGCAATCGCTAAACTGGGAGAGTGCTCAATAAATGAGGTTAAGGTGGGATCGATTAGGGCCCAATATAACGGGACAACGTCGACTCTGGCACAGTGCCCTATAACGGCAGCCAAGAGGGTCACCGCAGCGGGTCGACTTCAAATAGGATGGTCCTCGGCTCTGGTAGTGGCGCTGGACCCAACACCGATGAGGTGCTTCAGGTGCATGGGCACGGGGCACACCAGAGCACTATGCCCGTCGCCAGTAGACAGGAGCGGGCTCTGCTTCCGGTGTAGCAGGCCGGACCACAAGAGGGTGGACTGCAAGGCGGAGACTGCCTTCTGCTCGGTATGTCATGCGGCCAAACGCCCAGCGGGACACATAATGGGTGGCTTTTCCTGTACGCCCCCACCAGCAAAAGGCAAAGAGGCTCTTCCGAAGACCCAAAGAGCCCCTCCAGTGAGTAACATCGACCAACGGGCCTGTGAGGGacaaaatatggatatttag